From the Kogia breviceps isolate mKogBre1 chromosome 10, mKogBre1 haplotype 1, whole genome shotgun sequence genome, the window CCTCTGTCCAGGAAAGGAAGCAACGGCTGCTTGGCCTAAGAGCCATTCTCTATTTTGCCTCCCATTTTGTCTCCTGCAGAAAGGAGAGACTGTAAAGCGAATCCGGGAACAGGTGAGGACGGAGTTTGGGAGAGGAGCCCAGGGCACCTGgtttggaggggaggggagatgccTGCCTCACCTTGTCCCTGAATCCACCATCTGGGATGACCAGTGAGTGCCCCTAGAAGGTAGCTGTTTCCAGCCTTGGCTGGGGCCTGGTGAGTGGAGGGGCAGGCAAATTCTTGGCCAGGAAGCAGAGAAGGAGCCCCGATGCCTGGCACTTGTCCTGCATCCACAGAGCAGCGCCCGGATCACCATCTCTGAGGGCTCCTGCCCTGAgcgcatcaccaccatcaccggaTCTACAGCAGCAGTCTTCCATGCAGTCTCCATGATTGCCTTCAAGCTGGACGAGGTCTGTGGCTGTCTGAGGGGCTGGAGGCCACGGGTGGTTCCCCGGGAGGAACAGGATTCTGACTCCACAGAGTGGCTACGGGTGGGATGGAAGGCCAAGCTGAGGGCAGGGTTCTCTCATTAGAGTTTGATGCCGGCAGGCTTCCCTCCTTCATCCCCCAGCAGGACGGTGCTCCAGGGGAGGGGGAGCAGCAGGGGCATGCACAGCCAACCCCGTTTTCCTGCCCAGGACCTCTGCGCTGCTCCTGCAAACGGGGGGAGTGTCTCCAGACCTCCAGTGACCCTGCGCCTTGTCATCCCTGCAAGCCAGTGTGGCTCACTGATTGGGAAGGCTGGCACCAAGATCAAGGAGATCCGAGAGGTGAGGGGAAGGGGATACCACCCCAAGAGAGTCTTACCCTTCAGTTTCGAGGGGAGACCTGGGCTTACAGCTTCCTGTCCTGTGGGGAGCTCCGAGCCTGGGCATGTTCTGGGTTATGGGAGTAGCTGGAAGTGGCCCCCGTTCTCTGCTTGCAGACTACAGGTGCCCAGGTGCAGGTGGCAGGGGACCTGCTCCCCAACTCCACAGAGCGTGCTGTCACCGTCTCTGGGGTGCCTGATGCCATCATCTTGTGTGTGCGCCAGATCTGTGCTGTCATCCTGGAGGTGCTGCCCTGGGACAGGGAGAGAGGGCAAGGGATGGGCCCTGGGCCTGCCTTGTCAGGCCCCCAAATCCTAGGCATGTGACACCAGGTGGGGATAGAGCGGGGCTGCAGGGATGGATGTGAAAAGCTCCAGGATGTCGGGCTGCATTTACCTGGGGTTATAGGGAGGGCCTTGAGAACACAGGGCCCTTGGGGAGGTCATGGGGGTCACGGGGGGTCTGAAAAGGTACTGATAGAGCCTCTCCATTTGTGCCTTCCAGTCCCCACCCAAAGGAGCCACTATCCCATATCATCCAAGCCTCTCCTTAGGTACTGTCCTTCTCTCCACCAACCAGGTGAGGGGAAACAGCAGGAGGGGTGGGATGTGTTactggagaaggggaaggggatggaAGAAGGAATGGGGGGGtccagggagaggtggggaggggtgactGGCCAAACGGCCCTGATCTATCACAGTAATCCCCTTTTACCCACTTTGTCCCCACAGGGCTTCTCCGTCCAGGGTCAGTATGGGGCTATGACCTCAGCTGAGGTGAGTGACCGCAGCCCAAGgcacccctcccaaactgagccTCCTCTGACTCCTGACCCCTCTTCTTGGCACAGGTCACCAAGCTCCAGCAGCTCTCGGGCCACGCAGTCCCCTTCGCTTCACCCAGCATGGTGCCAGGTGAGCA encodes:
- the PCBP4 gene encoding poly(rC)-binding protein 4 isoform X2, which produces MSGSDAGLEEEPELSITLTLRMLMHGKEVGSIIGKKGETVKRIREQSSARITISEGSCPERITTITGSTAAVFHAVSMIAFKLDEDLCAAPANGGSVSRPPVTLRLVIPASQCGSLIGKAGTKIKEIRETTGAQVQVAGDLLPNSTERAVTVSGVPDAIILCVRQICAVILESPPKGATIPYHPSLSLGTVLLSTNQGFSVQGQYGAMTSAEVTKLQQLSGHAVPFASPSMVPGLDPGTQTSSQEFLVPNDLIGCVIGRQGSKISEIRQMSGAHIKIGNQAEGAGERHVTITGSPVSIALAQYLITA